The following nucleotide sequence is from Aquarana catesbeiana isolate 2022-GZ linkage group LG08, ASM4218655v1, whole genome shotgun sequence.
taaacaCGTTTGGAGTTTTGATTAGTTAGGACTTTTTATTATGCATAGGTGTTTGCGCGTAACTAACACTCTTTTATTATCTATTCAATTTTCACTCTGTATTGTATACATTATGTTGTAGTTATAAAAAATGTGCATGAACATGCTCTACTAGCATTATCTTTATTGCTAGGATAGGACAGAGGTCTGCCTTAATGGAGATCAAGCAGATCCTTCAGAGATCAGattgatactgtatatatatcaataaatatactgtatattgtaactgTTCTTTCCTGGAACAAAATTGGGTAGCTGAGACTGGTGGTGTTTTCCGATATGTTTGCTGGTCAGGGGGAGGATTTCTGAGCAATGTAAGTTGTTATTATTACAATTTTAGCATTCAATGCAAAACAGCACCAGTAGTAAAGAGATAAACTAGAATCTTGCTAAAATAGCATCCTTTATTCAAAAAATCATCTATAGTATAGgcagtctatatacagtatatatacatagttCCTCCAGTCATCAATGTTCATATAATGTGTAAAGCATGTGCACCTCCCTAGTGTCCAGAGAGAGTATGTTTGATATGATCCTTTGTGGCTGAAGAACTATATGTCTATGCATTTCAtttttcttctgctgttgaggttaATTATCTGGTTGAGTGGTGTTTCTGTACGGAAATATTTTTACTTTGGATTGGATTAGATGAATCCATCCTCAACAAAATTTGCTTGGACAAATTGCAATTTATTTACACTAATGGTAGGACTACACAATAAGAAAATCAAACAAAAATGTCCATTCTGCGAACGATCGGATAATTTTTCCATTCGTTGATGCCCAGCAAGTAATGCCCGATATCGATATTGTGAACGAAAAAAGACCGATTGGAAAAATTGTGTTGTATCCTTTGTGAATGAACAATTTTCTTTTTGTTGGTTTGAAGGTTGTCAGTGAAACATCTCTTGAATATTACCACGCATGAGCGGAAGTAGTAGATGACCCCACTTGTACATGAGACGTCAACACTACATATGAAATCGATAactcttttaaagattttttttcaattGGTTAATGTTGGCGACAATTTTCAACCAACGAACGCTGTTTCGTTGGTCGTCGGTCAAGTGATCGGTCGATTTTCTAACCGTGTATTCCTGCTACAGCTGTCTGCCAAGTTTGTCAGCATCTATATTAATGTTACCATGTCATACTTTGCACTGCAAGGTAATATATTCAATTATATTCTGCAGTGCCCAGGTAGATACTGGTTTCACCAGCCTGTGATTCCATGCAGATTTAAACGATacttaatatttaaccacttcccatcctccatatagcagaatgacagccggaacggggttgtattatcctgactgcaCCGCGGGGATCAGTGGTGTgatgtgttagtctgacacaccgcatttcCGATcccagtaaagagcctatgacgtaggctctttaccatgtgatcagctgtgtcacagctgatcacatggtaaccaggaagtgccgattattggcttttcctctacttGTGCTGACAAGGCACGAgtacaggagagccgatcggctgctctcttgacagggggggtctgcgctgataatcagcgcattgattatcagtgcatacCCATCGAgggtgcccactagagcccaccaggaatgcccactagaaaccaccagggatgcccactagagatcaccaggaatgccaatcagtgcccattattaatagcaatctgcgcccatcagtgctgtctatcagtgctgcccatcagtgccatctatcggtgcccataagtgccacacatcagtgcccatcagtaccacctaccattgctcaaaatgcgacagcattgaaagctgaaaattggactgggcaggaagggagtgagagtgccctgtactgaagtggttaaataacagttGGCAAAATAATTTATTTTCCCTTAATGAACACTCAGCAATAGCTGCATGCTTTTCCTAACTAAAATTACACTTTTACATTGATTCCCTCTCTTCTACATTGTTGTGATCATGCTTCATATGCAACAGATTCAATGCTAGGTGTATTTTTATTTAGCAGTAATTGAACGTCTGCTCTAGGTTTTGGGTGTTAGTTACTTCGGGGTTGTACTAAGTTACTAAAGAAGTAGAGAATTTTCACTTTGTACAGGGAGTGTTCACTGCTCACTTGAGTAAGTCAAGGCTgttttcactttgaatacccaatcgtaTGCAAAGGGAAGGAGAAAACATGATATACATATGTAAGTGGATGATTAAAGTGAACGCAGCCTCGCCTTTTTCACTAATCcaagtaaaaattattttatttagtaaATCAAAAAAGTCCAGTTGTTCTCCATAAATTAATGTTTATGTGTTATAAGACAaatagaggagaggggggctaaagTGTTCAAGCTgtgaagtgtatgtaaactctaacaatacatttctcttatttgctccattttggtcTGTAAAATGTACCATCAAGAGTATTTTAATTTATCTGTtccacaagtgaaaaaaaaaacacttttcatcCAGCCACAAATCTTGTgaactgataacttcctgtgctcacTTTTTCTAGACTGTTATCTGTTAGCATTACTTCTTCCCATCtttgtggactacaaaacacctcttaTGGAGATAAGAGACAGGTATTATGGTATCCTAACagtgttatgtagtcctaacacactacCAATCCTAGGGGGACAATACAATTGTCACCATaagaaaggggttgatttactaaacctggtgagtgccaaatctggtgccgctgtgcatggtaaccaatcagcttctaacttcaatgtgttcaattaagctttgataaaaaaaaaaacgttgaagctgattggtttctgtgcagagctgcaccagatattgcactctccagttttagtaaaccaattcCAAAGTGTATTAATAGCAGGATTGCATGGGAAAAAAGTGTGGATAAAATAAATGCAACCACCACAACTAAGGACTTGAAAGTTGCTATACTATCAATTTTTGTTTTTGCACTAAAGGTTGCAGATACTATATGTCCCCATTTATTTTCCTGAGGGTTGTAGTTACTAAGTGCAAAATAATAGAAAGTGAGTTAACAATACAATAGAAAATTGTTACATTGTGAAAAAGGAGTGCTATCTAGCCACTTAccgaccgcaatacgtatatactTTGTGATTTGCAAGTGCTTTACCGGGATTATGGCCAAAGATATTAGCCATAACCCTGGCATCATTTTTTGAAGCTGACAGCTGTCTTTCTCATGAAACCATTCTAAATGGCTCATGAGCAGCTGGAACACTTTCCGAAGCAGCAGGCGGGGACGTGTCCCCCTCCCGCCACTCGCCGATGTCTCCCGGGCTTACCGTTTCCACCTGTTCACCTGAGAAACAATCTGACAGTGCGACCAGCTGCTCCCATAGGCAATCAAAGAGTAGATACTCATttatcacctctatggccttggaggacccgagcaatgtcatgatgtcacttccggtccaggctggaagtaatttgtttttatttttttaaagcaaaagatttttttttgaatCTTCTGCTTTtgaaaggtaaagaagagatttggggtctttttgaccccagatctctacataaataggacctgtcatccttatttctattacaaaggatgtttatattcgttataaaagaaaaaaagtgatcaaaaaaaaaaagaagaaaggggcagtgtaaaaataaaaaataaaataaataagaaaaaaaaattaaagcacccccatccctttttggcgcacagaagcgaacgcatacgtaagttgcgtatgcatatgtaaatggtattcgcaccacacatgtgaggtatcgccatgaacattagagtgagagcaataattctagcactagacctcctctgtaattctaaacagataacctgtaaaggcatttaaagcattgcctatggagatttttaagaaccatagattgtcgccattccacgagcatgcgcaattttaaagtgtgacatgttaggtttctattgactatgcgtaacatcatcttttacattaaaccaaaaaaattgaatattgtgttttgttttcttttagttcattaaagtgtatttttttcaaagaaaatgcgtttgcaaaactgctgcacaaataccgtgtgacataaaaaattgcaataatcaccattttattccctagggtctctgctaaaaaaatgtataatgattgggggtttaagtaattttcaagcaaaaaatactgatttaaacttgtatataaaaagtgccagaaaaaaagcctggtcttaaagtggttaaggtggaacttcagtcatttttttcatctttccatctattaaatcccctgaccttgttgtttttaactttggatagtaaaactctttttttctgccagcaaataccttatacagcccacttcctgtttcttgtttggtcattagcctaggcttatgacatcatgcacaggtcTCTCACTCACTCTCCttaaagtttgccaggaagggaggggggatgagtcataagagggcaaatgagagctgcagagctggaggtgtgcctctgtgtgtctgtgtaaatccaggaagtgaacaggcagcagcttcagctgcccacagttaaaatggatgcagccagacttagtggagggagatgtctgcagcatatttggcaagtacagaatcacagtatatataaaataatatgtaaagtggttggagggaagcttcagaatggcaaagatgtttttattacaaattatatgagcagactgcagttcctctttaaagatgcTTCTGAACTGACCTATAAGGATACCTTTCTAGAAAAATCACAATAATAACAGTGATACATGAATAGCTATTTTACTTCTTGTTGCTTTTTGTTGTTGAAGGTTATTATGTATTTCTTATACTTTTTAACCTACATCAGTTTTCGAAGTCTCCCTTTATCAGTTCTCAGAATATCTGTATGTCTTCTTAAAAAGGTTTCTTAACTTGACAAATTCTTTTACAGGTTATTTTATGAAAGCAAAATAAAAGACCAGATAAGCTATTTGCAATTGACTGTTAGCTATACTAAAGTTTTCATGTACATAATATAAAAAACATCTAATTCTCTACTAGTCACTTTAtctaatgggggttatttacgaaaggcaaatccactttgcactacaagtgcaaactacaaatgcaaagtgcacttgaaattgcactgaaagtgtacttggaagtgcagtcgctgtaaatctgaggggtagatctgaaatgggggggaagctctgctgattttatcatccagtcatgtgcaagctaaaatttagttttttttcttccttgcatgtccccctcggatctacagcgactgcacttccaagtgcactttcagtgcaatttcaagtgcactttgcacttgtagtttgcacttgtagtgcaaagtggatttgcctttcgtaaataacccccactgtaactAAACAACAGCTGCTGTCTATTACTTGCCATACTGCTGCACCCCAGCGTTTCATGTAATGCTGATAATGGGATTTTATTAACAAGTGCTAAAGTAAAAAGCCTTTGTGAAACTGTGGATTAATAAACAACAGTGTTTGTCATTTGTACAGCCATAGATTCAGGCATTAAGATTTAAGCCTCTGAAATGTCTTATTAGTTTCCACTTGTGTGATGAAATTGAATTACAAATGCTGAATACAACCCACCCACTCAGAAAAGGTTTGCTTTCTTTAATCAACTAAACCTCttggcaaaaaaaatgtttcctgATAACCAAATGCAGTTAATACATATAATAAGAGTACTCTGTATATTAACAAATTGTATTTTTACATGCCTTTAATTATATCTTTCTCCACACGTTAATGCCCCCAACCTGGCCAGCAAAAGTAACAGTAAGGGGTTGGGATAAACTGTAACACTGCTTGCAACACAGTTTGTCCTATTCTCTGTCTCTGACACTTTTGATGGACAGCTTGATCTgcatgtaaaaaatagaaaaatgtgttCTAATGAAATGAACATAGGCATTAGTTTACTAAATATTTTCATTATACATATTAACCACATACAACTATAagaagacaatatttttttttacaatagtaatcccttaaaatataaaatattgaccAGAGTAAGCAGGATAGTATGACATTACTAAGTCCCTGAGATTTTCTAACAAAACGTTATTGTCGCAGACAGCCTAAAATATGACCTACACAAATTGGATGTAAGAATTTCTGCTATTCCATTACAGAAAAGCACCCTGAATCTTGTCTATAGCATGCCTACTATATAATAGATTATAATATTGATCTGATAGAATGCCACTGGAAAACATCTGCAATTAAGAAACCCACTTATTGGCAGCAGTTTACAGAGTGTAAATGGTTGGTTACCTACATTTAGGTTTACAGGCTTAATATAGTTTTGTAGAATATTGTCTTTCTTCATTGGTTACTGTATGCTGGTGGCATTCTAGGGGTCCTGTAGATGTGAATGGGGTGATTGTTTCCAGAGATATCTCAGCCTCACATTCAAACTGTACACTGGCAGGCAATAATACATTCTTTTGGCTCCGACTTCTGTGTGAATTGGATATAATAGACACTTGGTCAAAGCAATGTCCCTCCAAGTCCTCCTGATCCTGAGTCACCACATTGGGAAGCTGAGAGCTGTTGAAAGTTACTGGTATATCCTTCTGGAAGGTGGTGTCATGATGATAAGACACCAGCTCATTGCTGAAGTTGACAGCTTCCACATTTGTGTTAGAACAGAACCTATTACATCCCAATATGGTGGTGAAGGCTTTTCTAAAATCTGCATTAAATGCATAGATGACAGGATTTAAAGAGGAGTTTGCCCAACCAAACCAGACAAAGATACTAAAAGTGGTCTCACTGACACATGGAGGCTCTGGGTCACTGTCACCGGAGAGATCGGTATGGCAAAAGGGGACCATGCAATTCAGAACAAAGAATGGCAGCCAACAGAACACAAATACCCCCATAATGATAGACAAGGTCTTTAGGACTTTGGTCTCCTTCCTAAATGATGTCTTCAAAGAGTTCTCATGAGGACAGTCTGGGTGACAGCTCTGAGCGTGCTCTACTGCTCTTTCCAAAGAAGAGATCCTTCTGATCTGAGTCTGAGCTATCCTATAAATTCTGGTATATGTCCCGATCATGATTACCACAGGTATGTAGAAGCTTATGAGGGAGGAAGATATGGCATAAGTCCGATTAAGGCTTGAGTCACAGTTCTCCGTCTGGTTGGTGGAATCACGCTCCATATCTGTCTCTTGGGACTTATGCCAGCTAAGTTGCACTGGTATAAAGGATATCAGGATAGATAAAGTCCAGGCTACACCGATCATAATGAAAGCTACCCTCTGAGTCATTTTTCTCTCATACCTGAAGGGACTGGCTATAGCCCAGTAGCGGTCCAGGCTGATGATGCACAGGTTGAGGATGGAAGCTGTGGAGCACATGATGTCAAAGGCGATCCAGGTGTCGCAGAAGTCCCCAAACAGCCAATACCCTGCCACTTCAGTCACTGCCTTCCAGGGCATCACCAACAAAGCCACAAAGAGATCCGACACAGCCAAGGAGATGACGAAGAAGTTGGTCACCTTGGACCTCAGGTGTCTGAACTTGATGACAGCCAGGCAAACCAACGTGTTTCCCAGGAGGGTGGACAAGATGAGTAAGGACAATAGCAAGCCCGTCAGGGCTCGGAGGCTCAAGTCCGTGCTGGCCACATCTAGATCTGCGTTCAACACGTGGATGGTGACATTGTAAGAGGAGAGGTTTTCCATGAGTTGGACACCAAGCTCCAATTCTCCAGAGCTCCTGGTACAGTCAGCGAGGATAGCAAAACCAGCCTGCCCTATAACAAAGCATAGTGATCTCTAAATGCAAAACCTCCAGCCCAGTTAAGGCTCTTAACAGTCCATTCTGGGTATTGACTGCAGCGAAGAAGTCATCAGCAGCCTCCTTTAATCAATTCTTGCATGGGTAACAATTAGATGAAAGCATTGGCAACTGATTCCTAAATAAACACAGGTATTAGTACATGATCCAGAGAAAACATACAAGTTATGTGTTTAAAGAAAATCTCATTTCCCATTGATCCCATAAAGCCATAGGAATCCAGCAGCTCCGAGATGGATTGCTGTGTGTGCTGTTCAGCACCTGGACAGCTCCGGCAGGTGGACTCCATCCTTAGCTGGATGTAGGAGATGAAGCAGTAGCATCCTCCACTGGCCAGTCTCTCGTCCACCAGTCAGGTGTCCTTCTCACTTGCTGCATCACCCCCTCGCTGGGATTATCAATCACATACTTGCTGCTACAGAAATGCTCATGACTGAGGATTGGGCTGGTTTAAAAATAGATCCCTTGACTGTTGTCTTCAGTAGAGCAGGTCTGAGTGTATTTTGTGTAATCTCGGCAATAGTGTGCCATTTATTTTTTTGGGCTTTTATAAACCCTTTCACTGTGTTGTTTATGTAGGTTAGTAAATCAGTGGATAGGATAGGGATAATATCCTATTTTTGTATTCACTTGCAATAAAGCATTGCAATAAAAGCAAGCTTTGCACACGTGTGATGTTAATAATAATGATATTCAATACATGGATGCACTTAGTTGTATCTAGGAGTATATAAAGATGTCCACTATAGACATCAAGGAGAGGGTTTGAAAAAAATGGTAAATGCCCTTACATTCGAACACCCAGTGTGGTTAAAGGAGAGAGAtgtaaaaaaaccttaaaagacTGTAACTAGAGTTGAGCTCATACAGGGTTCGGTCCAAACCCAGATTCAAACCCAAATTTCTGAGTTTGGGTGTTTCATATTGAATCTGAACTTTCTGGGCAATTTGGCAGAAATTATCCAGCTGAACATCCTATAGTTCTTGTTCAAACACTTGCACCTGACCTCTGGTCATATCACTTGATCAGAGGTCAGGTGCAGGATTCTGGCCAGTGATGGTTTTCGGCCAAATCCCAGCCCCCCACACCAATAAAATGGCAGATTTCTCAGCAGCCCTTTATCATCTGTGGTTTACAAAGAGAGAGGACAGTATTGCAGGGAGAGAGAGGTTTGCAGCCTGCTACACTAATATAGTGTGTTATATACAGTGCTGTGGTACATACAGTGAATCTTTGCAGTGAATTGCAGTTTGTGGGGTTAGGGAGAGTGGAGTGTAAGCCTGCCTGGATTACCTGTGATTTGAAAAGACCCAGCAACTATTTTTAGGACTAGCTTTTTTTGTAAGGGTACTTTTtcctttgttttagtttttttattcttaaatatttttttgttgttgttttttgtgggttttttaaattattttattttaaagttctaaaaaaaataaagattgaaTTGTTTTTGCTTTTAGAGTTGTTGTTTGGGGAAGGGTTAGTTCTTTTTTTGTTCTATTCACTTTCTTTGTTTTTAATATTgtggtttctttctttttttattttattttttgttttgtttattgaggTCAGCATTAGCAGCCtggacataggtgtgcacagtctaTTACATTAGGGCAAATGGtgagtgtggccaaattgtgtttaCAGTGGGAGGGGCCTAAATGGGCATGATTAAATAAAACACAAGCCTTCCTGTACCCATGCTTTCACACCGATGCGGACAAAACCATGGGACATAATAGACGTCTAtagcaaagcacagctaacccacatGAAAACCACAGGAACACTGTGCTGCACCCATGGTGTGTGAAAACCACACTGCATTAGTCTAAACTCTCTGttaaatactactgacctctgaactctctattaattactactgacccctgaattctacCTCATTTACTACTGACCACTGATTCACATCGGAGCTCTGCATCACTTAatacagagttcagtggtcagtactaagtgaggcaaaaTTCAAGGGTCAGTAGTGACACAGAGTACAGAGTGCAGTAGCAAATGACTAACTGTCTCACCTCTGCACTGCTTACCTCTGTTCTCCTCCTCCCTGGACTTTGCACATTACTCATGATATTGTGGCTTTGACTCTTCTC
It contains:
- the LOC141106050 gene encoding D(1C) dopamine receptor — its product is MENLSSYNVTIHVLNADLDVASTDLSLRALTGLLLSLLILSTLLGNTLVCLAVIKFRHLRSKVTNFFVISLAVSDLFVALLVMPWKAVTEVAGYWLFGDFCDTWIAFDIMCSTASILNLCIISLDRYWAIASPFRYERKMTQRVAFIMIGVAWTLSILISFIPVQLSWHKSQETDMERDSTNQTENCDSSLNRTYAISSSLISFYIPVVIMIGTYTRIYRIAQTQIRRISSLERAVEHAQSCHPDCPHENSLKTSFRKETKVLKTLSIIMGVFVFCWLPFFVLNCMVPFCHTDLSGDSDPEPPCVSETTFSIFVWFGWANSSLNPVIYAFNADFRKAFTTILGCNRFCSNTNVEAVNFSNELVSYHHDTTFQKDIPVTFNSSQLPNVVTQDQEDLEGHCFDQVSIISNSHRSRSQKNVLLPASVQFECEAEISLETITPFTSTGPLECHQHTVTNEERQYSTKLY